gactacattcacaaaaacggtcattttagctcacagaacacaggagctgctggtttgctgctgcctccatctgttagtgtgtttgagttattgtgtgactttggtgttttaactgatcagttcagatccaacacaacatttgtgaaacacacaataacaaacacacaataactgatggaggcagcagcagaccagcagctcctgtgttctctgaggtaaaatgaccgtttttgtgaatgtagtctggtgtatTTGAGGAGACAGGACCCCGggtgaaaaacactgaagttatCCGGATGTTCCATCTTTACCTCCTCGTCCACAGGACCGTCCTCTTTCTGCTgtccttcctctttctgtgtTGCCAtgtcgtcctcctcttcctccgtcaTCTTTCCTTCCTCACCCGCTTCCttggttttcttcctctgttcctccctctctgctctcctcgtcttcctcccttccctctctgcgggtttcccctcctcctctctctgcgcctccctcctcctcttcgctCCTCGGCCCTCCTCTCTTTTGGtcgtctcttcttcttttccttcggCGGCGGCCTCCTTTtctcttgctctttttcttccttcGCTCTCCGATCTTgtttctctcttcatcctctcctctttctttccttcgCTGCCACcttgttttgtttcctcctcctccttctctgctctcctcgTCTTCATCCCTCGGCTCTCCTCTTTGTTCATCgcctccttctttccttccacGCCTTCATCCTGCTTTGTTGTCTtccgtttctcctcctcctcctcttcctttcttttcgTGCTCTGGCTCTCTGATGTcgtcttctccttctccttcttcctttCGCTGCGGTCCTGATTCGTTTtctcctgcacctcctcttcatcgtcctctctcctcttcctcttcactccTTGGCTCTCCGATggcttcttttcttcctcctcttcctcttttctgtggtttgttgGTTCTGTAGTCTTCGATTTCTTGCTGACTAAAGGGGGAAAAGACAGTTTAACGAATCAGAAAGCAGTTCACTTTTAACCTGAAGGTGATTATAGTCCTGCCCCCTCCTGATGGACCACCAtgagtctgtgtaaagaagcgtcctctgattggtcggtatcagtctgtgtaaagaagcgtcctctgattggtcggtatcagtctgtaaagaagcgtcctctgattggtcggtatcagtctgtaaagaagcgtcctctgattggtcggtatcagtctgtaaagaagcgtcctctgattggtcggtatcagtctataaagaagcgtcctctgattggtcggtatcagtctataaagaagcgtcctctgattggtcggtatcagtctgtataaagaagcgtcctctgattggtcggtatcagtctgtataaagaagcgtcctctgattggtcggtatcagtctataaagaagcgtcctctgattggtcggtatcagtctgtgtaaagaagcgtcctctgattggtcggtatcagtctgtgtaaagaagcgtcctctgattggtcggtatcagtctgtaaagaagcgtcctctgattggtcggtatcagtctgtgtaaagaagcgtcctctgattggtcggtatcagtctgtataaagaagcgtcctctgattggtcggtatcagtctgtgtaaagaagcgtcctctgattggtcggtatcagtctgtaaagaagcgtcctctgattggtcggtatcagtctgtataaagaaacgtcctctgattggtcggtatcagtctgtaaagaagcgtcctctgattggtcggtatcagtctgtataaagaagcgtcctctgattggtcggtatcagtctgtaaagaagcgtcctctgattggtcggtatcagtctgtataaagaagcgtcctctgattggtcggtatcagtctgtataaagaagcgtcctctgattggtcggtatcagtctgtataaagaagcgtcctctgattggtcggtatcagtctgtgtaaagaagcgtcctctgattggtcggtatcagtctgtaaagaagcgtcctctgattggtcggtatcagtctgtataaagaagcgtcctctgattggtcggtatcagtctgtaaagaagcgtcctctgattggtcggtatcagtctgtataaagaagcgtcctctgattggtcggtatcagtctataaagaagcgtcctctgattggtcggtatcagtctgtaaagaagcgtcctctgattggtcggtatcagtctgtgtaaagaagcgtcctctgattggtcggtatcagtctgtgtaaagaagcgtcctctgattggtcggtatcagtctgtaaagaagcgtcctctgattggtcggtatcagtctgtgtaaagaagcgtcctctgattggtcggtatcagtctgtataaagaagcgtcctctgattggtcggtatcagtctgtgtaaagaagcgtcctctgattggtcggtatcagtctgtgtaaagaagcgtcctctgattggtcggtatcagtctgtataaagaagcgtcctctgattggtcggtatcagtctgtaaagaagcgtcctctgattggtcggtatcagtctgtataaagaagcgtcctctgattggtcggtatcagtctgtataaagaagcgtcctctgattggtcgatatcagtctgtataaagaagcgtcctctgattggtcggtatcagtctgtataaagaagagtcctctgattggtcggtatcagtctgtataaagaagcgtcctctgattggtcggtatcagtctgtataaagaagcgtcctctgattggtcgatatcagtctgtataaagaagcgtcctctgattggtcggtatcagtctgtgtaaagaagcgtcctctgattggtcggtatcagtctgtataaagaagcgtcctctgattggtcggtatcagtctataaagaagcgtcctctgattggtcggtatcagtctgtaaagaagcgtcctctgattggtcggtatcagtctgtataaagaagcgtcctctgattggtcggtatcagtctataaagaagtgtcctctgattggtcggtatcagtctataaagagtgtcggtgtcctctgggtctgaacagtgaagccgatgctgaagaggcttaaagctgcttcctctctagtgtccagcagggggctcactgaccaatcagaggaggtctttgtggtgtgtatgtgtgtgttttacctggaGAGGTAACAGCAgggctcctcctctgctgctcaggtTCAACCTGAtagacaaaaaacagaaaacacaaactgagctgcagcagttttatcAAGTATGAAGGTTAGAACGGTGGTTTGGTCCTTGTGGCTGATTTATGGATCTATAGGACTTCATCAGCACCTTGgactctgctgctttgctcctGGTGGTGACGGAGCGTGAAGCCGGAGTCTCCTCGGCGTCCGTCGCCGATGTTCCAACCTCGTTTGCAGCCGGTTTGGAGTCTGTTGCTTTCGTCGGTGCTTCTGTGGTGCTTCGGCTTTTCTTCTCAGCCGTAACTTTACTTGTTGTTATGGTTTCGGCGTCTCCGTCGGTCTGCTCCTCTGTTTCACCCACAGAGGATCTGGAGGGAGTTCTTGTTTTCACCGCTACCTAAGAAGACGGACAGAAGTATTTAGTCTCCACAGTCCAGTAAAGGAGTTCCCAGCTTGTCTATTACAGACAAAGTCAACGCAAAGACAAGAAGGTGCTTTTATCTGAGGTGAAGCTCTCAAAAACCAACTAATAGATCCAAGACCGTAACTCCTACAGCCTACATTTTAATaccagaggagagaagaagagtctGTGGTGTCAACAATGTGAGCTGGTTGGAGTTCCTGTAATAAGTCTGTCTGCTTCAGTAGTCACAGTCCTACGTTTTGATGTGCGAATTATGAATGTTAAGTGAAAAATGTGGGCGTGAGAGCAAGTTTCAGAGATCTTTTAGATGCTCTGCACTCTCACTCTGAACATTCTGCCCCATAGACACCAATGGAAAACCTCAGAGGGGCTGAAATTAACCTCAAGTTTGATCTGCGACTGCGTAAAAAGTTCCGGTGACCAGTCCCAGTCACTCCAATATGGCGGTGAATGATCCACGGAGCAAAaggaaaatgttaaatattttggaaaatatcaAAGATATGAACGAGAAAAGTAACAACAATTATATCCTGACAGAGCTGAACGTTGTGGTGACTAAATAAAGTTTCCCCTCTCACCTCCTTCTTGATCTCTTCTGACGTGATATTTGTCTGATTTGCGCCTCTCTCGCTAACAGCAGCGGACCTTCTGCTTCGCGTGCTCACAGCAGTCTCCATGGCGTCTTTAGAGGTCGACGCCTTGGAGTCGTCCGTTTTCTCTGGAGTCGATTGTGACGAAGCTTTTGTTGGAGTTTTAGCCGAAACGGCAGCAGTAACTTTGCTTGGAGCACTTCTGCTGGGGGCACTTTTAGGTCTgtcatttgtagttttactgACAGAAGGTGGTTTAGCAGGTGTGTTGGCTTGTGCTGGTATCTGAGGACACAACAGGgcattttattattcatcagtTATCAAGTTAAACTACCAATAATTATCAGGTTAGTGGTTTTACTTCGTTACAGTCAGTCAGACTTAAGAGACTCAAAATGTTCATTCTAGAACTTTtctttatgaccaaatatctgAAAAACTAATAACAATCCCATTCAGtcctaattagcaaatgttagcatgctaagctaagatggtgatgatggagaGGGCTGCAGCTAACGATTCTTTTAGCTACTGATTAATCTACAAATCCTCTTTCCCACTGactgaaaactgtgaaaaacatccatcagtgtcctaaatgtctttgtttgtccAACAGATCGTCTGAAACCTAAAAAACTCAGTTTATTAGAacacaaaactgagaaaagctgCACATTTGAGGACCTGGAAGGACgacattgtaggatttttttgcttgaaaaggGACTTAAACAATTAGTCGACCGTCAAGCTGGTCACTGATTGGTTGTCTGATGGTTGCAGCTCTCGTTCTGGACAAACCATGAGGTCTGTTCACCGCCTCCTCAGTCCAGACTAAACCTGGAGACGCTGCGTTCTGGGTTTTATGAACCAAAACTCCCAGAAAACATGAAGTCAGTCCTTTTAACGTGACCGACCAAAAGCTTTCATGGCTGTGTGATGTTTATCCTGCAGTCTGACGTGTCTCCAGTCcgatctgtgtctctcttttctaTCTCCTGACACTGACTTTGAGTTTGCTGCCGACCCCCGGTGTGTTCTGGATCTCCCACATGCCCTCGGCGAAGCCTTTGATGCGGACGCCGCTGCCGTACTTCATCTTGTTCCCGACGTAGGGGACGATGTTCTCCGGGGGGAGGTGGCCTCTGGGGAGGGAAACCAATCACAGGTCAGTCAGTGCTGCCAATAGTTTGTCTGGGAAGTGACACCACCGTTAGGCGGCCGCGTGTACGTACATCTGATGGGTCCCGAAGAAGAAGACCGGGACTCGCTTCCTGTTCCCGTCATCCAGTttacacacctgaacacacacaggaggacacTGAGTACCAGagcacagctctgtgtgtgtgtgtgtgtgtgtgtgtgtgtgtgtgtgtgtgtgtgtgtgtgtgtgtgtgtgtgtgtacgtacccTGGCAGGCCAGTGAGGGAAGCCCTTCATCTTGGCGAACACCAAGTCTCCTGGTTTGAAAGGATCTCCGGTTTTCCCCGGCATCCTGCTGCTTCAGATCTCGACAACAGAGGGAACCGAACACAGCTGAACGATAAAGAGACGACAGTGAGACTTTCGATAGATAActatctgtccacatcctggtgtctgaatgactggtaggtattaaaagtgttggaactggtccagtagatcacctcagccagcagccaccaaccacaaacagccgttatatcgctctctgcacacacaccagactacattcgcaaaaacaggaattttagctcacaggacacaggagctgctgctctgctgctgccttaaaaagtaagtttgtttgtgttgttgtgtgttataCTAATACtagttggatccaaactaaccctttaacacagaataacacaaaaacactgactgatggaggcagcagcagagcagcagctcctgtgtcctgttctctaaaatccctgttttagtgaatgtagtctggtgtgtgtgctgtttgtggttaaaccaaaaggatcttccaggtctctctctgtagggatcctttccatgatgctgtcacacacttagaataacactctgagccatCGGTCCCTACAGCTGACACATCCTGTGAGCGGTGTGTCCTCCGTGTTAAGTGAAAACAGTCGGTTTCGCTTCCTGCAGCGTGTTCATTCACTGTTTACAAATACAGgctagcagctagcagctagctcTGAAGCTAACCCGGCTAACAGCAGGATTCACGACCGAACCCCTGCGCTGGTTTAATCCGCTCTGACATCTAACGGGACGGTAATACGCGTACTTACTGAAAAAAGAACGACAATCCTCCGGTGACGTCGGTAAACACAAGTCGCGGCTTCGTGGCTACATCAGGAGGCTTCTTGTTACCGGGCTACGCTCTCCTACTCGTCGCCATGTTGACGGGGAAACTCGTGTCACGTGACCTTCATCGGTTTCCCGCCTGTAGTTGGACTGAGCCAATGGGGCGACTGGACTGTACCATCTCAGCAAAAATTATTTATGTGCTTATTTACTTGTTcatattttaaacttttaattttaTATCTATTTGTTGCATTACTATATTTTTCTCTATAtttcaaaatcttttttataaatatttaatttttcatttatcatttcatccctttattttttccttgtatagaaataaatgtattaataaaaaaaaacaaaattataataatatattaaaataacacaaatatataaatatgaatgataATTAAACGTTTTAAACTTTATGGAAATATCTAcataaataatgtgaaaatatatgaaaatgctTATAATTTTTCTCatatatttaatttctattttgatttagacttttatttattcattattttaatttatctttatatttccacattgattttttatatttcttgttCAAgagatttattcttttttatgtaCTGATATGACTCCacacaaataataaatcatttctaATACTTGAGGcatgataaaatgtttatttatatttatttttttactatCCTACCATTAGGATAGGTATGATAGAAGTCAATGGCTGCCTAGAAAGCAGAAACTTGAAGTATAAGCCTTTTGTGAAGTGGAACAAACGGactaaaacatgtaaaaacactgcTGAATTCCTTTATAACATTTTAATAGCTATGACGTGTAGAAGGAAGTCAAACaccttaaaaaacaaacaaatatttaagtgttttattttattcgtCCACAAATATAAACCTGTAAACCAGAGGATAAAcgactcgtttcaccatcagagtttgatccattcagtccgaaaacatttggaaagtctagaagagccacaagattaaatcattttatccccattcaagttagcggagggtgaacaggaagttagcacagggctaacaggaagttagcacaatGTAGAAAATCCTGGtacttttttggcttcatgcgccacagagcagctttcagAGGAATGAACGGAGCCTCCAGCGCCAAGTCCAACATCGTCGTCATACTGGAGTGACTGAGACTGACCCGTAAATACATAGAAGTAAATGGGGGAGCTGTGTTTTTGCACGTTAAAATCACTTTAACGTTAACATTTCTCAATCAAACTTAATGAGTCGTTTTTACATTAAAggttttacaataaaaaaaagctctttttttattccaactAGATCAGAAACTCTTGAATATATAAGTCTGTGGCTaccaaaacaatattttatttatttttaaaaaacagacaaaaacaatttcttctcttaacaaaaaaaagtctcaaCCCAAGAATCCGCAGAAAAACTTTGCAGAATAAAAAATCCACAAAATACAAACTTTTAATGTAAATCAGGTTCAAACTGACCAAATAACACATAAGAagaatgtgtaaataaaatcaAGTCTTTAAGGCTCCATTTTGGACACATTTGGTGACCACGCAGTTATTATCTCCCATTATTTTAGTGTCTAATCATTTGGTCTTATATATTTGGAGTCTTCTGGGTTGTTCACTGTTCTTTCCACCACGTTTGAGGAGATAAAAGTCGTCCTCACCTTCCCGTTGGTGAACAAAGCACCGAGAGCGGCGGTTTGGTTCATCCGACGCTCCGGACGCTGTGACCAAACCGCCCAAAGGCATCGCAAAGACACATTTCAACCACGAAACCAAAGTACAACTGCTTTTATTTAATCGCTTCCACTGTCGCTGTCACtatcgtcctcttcctcctcctctgcttcttcgTCGTCATCCTCCTTCTTCTCCGTTTCCTCTACGAGTCCCGAGAAGAAGTCGTCATCGATTCCGTGGGCCTTCTTGGTGAGAGACTTCATCCGGCcgtctttcctcttcctcttgcgGTACTCGTTGACTGTTGTGTTGGGCAAACCGGAAATATCCCAGAACTTGATCAGCTGGTCGTGGGCGCTGCTGGCCAGCAGGCGGGAGTCCCAGGACTTGGCGAGCTCTTCGATGGGTTCGCCGACGTGCTGCCCGATGCAGCCGATGACCCGGTTGGGGAGGAGGTTGACGGCTCtaatggaggacagacagaactTCACTATCACATCATATTAACCTCCTGTGTGGTGGGAAACACTTGGCATCAATTATGGAGATCAAGAGCAAACTAACGGGCAACAAATAGGGCCGATCACAGTCTTTAAAAGGTGTATAGTGTCAAAAAGTTAGTGTGGACCATTAAAAAATCATCTTGGAACCACGAAGAGACATTTTTATCCCTTGTGAAACTTGGTTAAATCATTTTAAGACCAGCTTGGACCAACAAAAACCTATTTTGGACTGTTACAAAACCAGCTTTGTCCATCAGCTTGACCATTAAAAGGCCATCTTAGACAACCTTGACTAGTCAAACTAGTCTGCATAAGATAATATCAGAGCTAATATCAAAAAAGTTTGTTTAGACCTGCTCGGTCCATGTGAGGACCAGCTTAGACCATCAGAAGAACATTTTGGATCATTCGCAGGTCGTCTTAGACTAATGACAGACCAGAGTGGACCATCCAGAGACCCTGTGAGACTTGGTTAGACCATCTAAAGACCAAGTCAGATCAACAAAGGATCACAAGAGTCCACAAGCTAGGAGCAACAGGAGACCATCAGACTCAGACCAACAAAACCTCAGTCAGGACCATAAGTCCAGCTTCAATGAGGTAAACACCATCTAGGACCAACAAAACACCCATTGGAGCCATTTTATAGCACTGAGAAACCAGTTTAGACCATTAAATGTCATCTTAAACCACTAAATATCCAGCTTGGACCACTGGATTACCACATTAGACCATCAAGAGATCATTTTATCCCTTGTAAAACTCAGCTAGACCATTTAAAGACCAGCTTGGACCAACAGAAACCTAGTTTGGGCTTAACAAACCATTTTTTTCCGTCAAAACACCAGTTGGACCATTAAAAGGCCATCGTAGTCTGTCCAGCACCGACAAAAGCCCATCTGAGATCATCTACAGACCATCGTAGCCACTGACAGACATGCTAAAGCTGTCAAAACACCAGCTGTGACCATTAAGAGACCATTTAAGACCAAGGAAGCACCAGCCAGGACCACAGGAAGTCCACTTTGGACAGCTTAGCCTGTCTGAAGACCACCGTGGTCCATTTGAAGACCCTCAAAAGAACATTTTAGACCACCGACAAACCATCAAACCACCAGCTTTGACCATTAAGAGACTGACGTGATTCAGGTTAGGTAACAAAAAACACCTGATGCATTGGTAACCTCCACTGATTTATCCACCAAAGACATTTTTAACGGTACCGCAGCTCACCGAACGTGGCCGTCCATGGAGGCGGTGCACATGATGTTGTCGGTGATGGGGACGATGCACTCCACTGACTCGGCCTTGGTGGCGAAGCGATCGCTGGTGGCTCCAAAGCCGTTCCAGTTGAAGATGTAGATGGTTCCCTCGCTGGAGCCGCAGACCACCTTCTTGCCCCGCTTCATCAACGCCACCGAGGTCAGATCGCCGCTCTGGTACTCCGACAGCAGCTCGAACCTCCGCCTCTTGATGTTGAAGACGCCCATGGTGCCGTCACCACTGTACCAGACCACAGCAGAGCGTTTCAGACCGTTTCAGACCAACTCTGCTGGACGATGATCACGATAAACTTCacttttgtcattattattattaatactttACTACCTGGCAGTGAGGAGGATCCTCTTGGCCTGGTCCACCGCGATGTCACTGATGTAGTCCTCGTGATGCTTCACATCCATGATGGCCGACCCCTTCCTCATGTCCCATACCTTCAGACACAGATCAGTAAAGTTACAGCTTCAGGACCTCCTCCACTGAAAAACTAAAAGGAAAAGTGAGTTTCACAAGGGATAAAATGGTCTGTTGATGGTCTAATGTGGTCCAAACTGCAATTTTAATGGTCCAGCTGATATTTTGATGGTCTAAACTGGTTTCTTAATACTGTAAAATTACAGAAATGGTTTTCTAATGGTCCAAGGTGGTCCTATGACCTGCCAGGCTGGACTGGAGGTCTAAACTGGTCTTTAAATAGTCTAGATGTGTTTCTCATGGTCCAAACTGGTCTTAGCTGGTTTCTTTGTGGTGCAATATCATCTTTTATGGTCCACAGTGGTATTTTGATGGTCTAAAATGGTGGATTGATGATCAGCATGTGACAGCTTCATCCAATGAAACATCATCCTGGACCTTTTACACATTATTGAAGGACACGTGTAGACCATAAAAAGACCATTTTGGACCATTGAGAAACCATCTCAGACCACCAAAACACCGTCTCAGACCAGAACACCATCTCAGTCCACCAAAACACCATCTCAGACCATGAACCATCAGCAGGGGACGTCTATCCGGGATAAACCCGGGTTTAGGATCAGGATAGCCCCGTCCGGACCTTCAGGGTGCCCTTGTCGTCCCCGGTCGCCAGGATGTTCTCGTCCACCAGCAGCAGGCTGTTGATGGGAGCCCCGTGGGCCCCTCGGATCCGGGTCACCAGCTGGCCCCGCTCCGCGTCCAGCAGGTGGACCGCCTTGTCCCGGGACACGCTGTACAGCTTCCGGCCGTCCTCGGAGAAGCGCAGCTGGCGGCAGGACTTCACGTGGTGCCCGGACGACCACAGCTCCCGGTTCTCCCCCTCCGTGCACGAGTAGGAGAAGGCGTACACGTCCCCGTCCACGTCCCCGCACACCAG
The sequence above is a segment of the Pempheris klunzingeri isolate RE-2024b chromosome 23, fPemKlu1.hap1, whole genome shotgun sequence genome. Coding sequences within it:
- the LOC139223180 gene encoding hepatoma-derived growth factor-related protein 2-like gives rise to the protein MPGKTGDPFKPGDLVFAKMKGFPHWPARVCKLDDGNRKRVPVFFFGTHQIGHLPPENIVPYVGNKMKYGSGVRIKGFAEGMWEIQNTPGVGSKLKIPAQANTPAKPPSVSKTTNDRPKSAPSRSAPSKVTAAVSAKTPTKASSQSTPEKTDDSKASTSKDAMETAVSTRSRRSAAVSERGANQTNITSEEIKKEVAVKTRTPSRSSVGETEEQTDGDAETITTSKVTAEKKSRSTTEAPTKATDSKPAANEVGTSATDAEETPASRSVTTRSKAAESKVEPEQQRRSPAVTSPVSKKSKTTEPTNHRKEEEEEEKKPSESQGVKRKRREDDEEEVQEKTNQDRSERKKEKEKTTSESQSTKRKEEEEEEKRKTTKQDEGVEGKKEAMNKEESRGMKTRRAEKEEEETKQGGSEGKKEERMKRETRSESEGRKRAREKEAAAEGKEEETTKREEGRGAKRRREAQREEEGKPAEREGRKTRRAEREEQRKKTKEAGEEGKMTEEEEDDMATQKEEGQQKEDGPVDEERQRRLAAKRESLLKSLRGLLKAGRGETRREATKSSQKTGDGAKIKKTGSQKTPDKKSVKVSTVTKVISKKNVGKKVAEKTDDGNDSEPLKRKEEKDEAKTSGRKTTGEKKSEAKKADDNKTTSKMTDGLKTKEKDEPQPEGKKDERKIIGKIVKATSGQGAKVQVKTIMGGTTAAAAVEEKKKEGKLEDKKKVAKSAEAERKSERTRAATEEKKDKGEEEKRRKHSEEEEQKKAATKLQEKKKESEAEKIKSQQAKDDKPAAGQREANDGAELLPEETKPRKKSSEEDESYRAKTSGEEEDRSESSDGGTAKEQKNPTLTLTDSTLHRIHGDIRISLKTDKPNISKCLAALDQLSMVYVTSKHVQRHSELVSTLRKLRYYRANQAVMDKASMLYNRFKNAFLVGEGEEVVSATFLRSLLEEKEQEEEQRVERMNREVLLQEETSSAGEDASESCRKTPVVCS
- the wdr55 gene encoding WD repeat-containing protein 55 produces the protein MAAPTEHVDAAEPETDPPEPETGPPDPPEPEQTEAPGPSRDPDSSDSEAAREAPDPGEDEDEEEPTGPKLRDTPEDIRLEAIANTVALHPSRDILVCGDVDGDVYAFSYSCTEGENRELWSSGHHVKSCRQLRFSEDGRKLYSVSRDKAVHLLDAERGQLVTRIRGAHGAPINSLLLVDENILATGDDKGTLKVWDMRKGSAIMDVKHHEDYISDIAVDQAKRILLTASGDGTMGVFNIKRRRFELLSEYQSGDLTSVALMKRGKKVVCGSSEGTIYIFNWNGFGATSDRFATKAESVECIVPITDNIMCTASMDGHVRAVNLLPNRVIGCIGQHVGEPIEELAKSWDSRLLASSAHDQLIKFWDISGLPNTTVNEYRKRKRKDGRMKSLTKKAHGIDDDFFSGLVEETEKKEDDDEEAEEEEEDDSDSDSGSD